From the genome of Globicephala melas chromosome 16, mGloMel1.2, whole genome shotgun sequence, one region includes:
- the NDST2 gene encoding bifunctional heparan sulfate N-deacetylase/N-sulfotransferase 2 isoform X2 — translation MLKLWKVVRPARQLELHRLILLLIAFSLGSMGFLAYYVSTSPKAKEPLPLPLGDCSSGGAAGPGPVRPPVPPRPPRPPETARTEPVVLVFVESAYSQLGQEIVAILESSRFRYSTELAPGRGDMPTLTDHTRGRYVLVIYENLLKYVNLDAWSRELLDRYCVEYGVGIIGFFRAHEHSLLSAQLKGFPLFLHSNLGLQDYQVNPSAPLLHLTRPSRLEPGPLPGDDWTIFQSNHSTYEPVLLASLRPAEPPVPGPLPRRARLPTVVQDLGLHDGIQRVLFGHGLSFWLHKLVFVDAVAYLTGKRLCLDLDRYILVDIDDIFVGKEGTRMKVADVEALLTTQNKLRTLVPNFTFNLGFSGKFYHTGTEEEDAGDDMLLKHRQEFWWFPHMWSHMQPHLFHNRSVLADQMRLNKQFALVLPRQTCGLFTHTIFYNEYPGGSRELDRSIRGGELFLTVLLNPISIFMTHLSNYGNDRLGLYTFESLVRFLQCWTRLRLQTLPPVPLARKYFDLFPQERSPLWQNPCDDKRHKDIWSKEKTCDRLPKFLIVGPQKTGTTAIHFFLSLHPAVTSSFPSPSTFEEIQFFSSPNYHKGIDWYMDFFPVPSNASTDFLFEKSATYFDSEVVPRRGAALLPRAKIITVLTNPADRAYSWYQHQRAHGDPVALNYTFYQVISASSHAPLALRSLQDRCLVPGYYSTHLQRWLTYYPSGQLLIVDGQELRTNPAASMESIQKFLGITPFLNYTRTLRFDEDKGFWCQGLEGGKTRCLGKSKGRKYPDMDTESRLFLTDFFRNHNLELSKLLSRLGQPVPSWLREELQHSSPG, via the exons ATGCTCAAGCTGTGGAAGGTGGTACGCCCAGCTCGGCAGCTGGAACTGCACCGCCTCATACTGCTGCTGATCGCTTTCAGTCTGGGCTCCATGGGCTTCTTGGCTTACTACGTATCCACCAGCCCCAAGGCCAAGGAACCATTGCCCCTGCCCTTGGGAGACTGCAGTAGTGGTGGGGCAGCTGGTCCTGGCCCTGTACGGCCTCCAGTCCCACCCCGGCCCCCCAGGCCGCCAGAGACAGCACGAACTGAACCCGTGGTCCTTGTGTTTGTGGAGAGTGCATACTCACAGCTGGGGCAGGAGATTGTGGCCATCTTGGAGTCCAGCCGTTTTCGTTATAGCACTGAGCTGGCACCTGGCCGAGGGGACATGCCCACACTGACTGATCATACCCGTGGCCGGTATGTCTTGGTCATCTATGAGAACCTGCTCAAGTATGTCAACCTGGATGCCTGGAGTCGGGAACTGCTTGACCGGTACTGTGTGGAGTATGGTGTGGGCATCATTGGCTTTTTCCGAGCCCATGAGCATAGCTTACTGAGTGCCCAGCTCAAGGGCTTTCCCCTTTTTCTACATTCAAACTTGGGGCTCCAGGACTACCAAGTGAATCCTTCTGCCCCACTACTGCATCTCACACGCCCCAGCCGCCTGGAGCCGGGTCCACTGCCCGGTGATGACTGGACCATCTTCCAATCCAATCATAGCACATATGAACCAGTGCTTCTTGCCAGCCTTCGACCAGCTGAGCCCCCGGTGCCAGGACCCTTGCCTCGCCGGGCCCGGCTTCCCACTGTGGTACAGGACTTGGGGCTTCACGATGGCATCCAGCGGGTGCTCTTTGGCCATGGCCTCTCCTTCTGGCTTCACAAACTCGTTTTTGTTGATGCTGTTGCGTACCTCACTGGCAAGCGCCTCTGCTTGGACCTTGACCGTTACATCTTGGTAGACATCGATGACATCTTTGTGGGCAAGGAAGGAACCCGCATGAAGGTGGCTGATGTTGAG GCTCTGTTGACCACCCAGAACAAACTCAGGACCTTAGTCCCCAACTTCACCTTCAACTTGGGCTTCTCGGGCAAGTTCTATCATACTG GGACAGAGGAGGAGGATGCAGGGGACGACATGCTGCTGAAGCACCGCCAAGAGTTCTGGTGGTTCCCCCACATGTGGAGCCACATGCAGCCACACCTGTTCCACAATCGCTCCGTGCTGGCTGACCAGATGAGGCTCAACAAACAGTTTGCTCTG GTGCTGCCACGGCAGACGTGTGGCCTCTTCACTCACACGATCTTCTATAATGAGTATCCCGGAGGCTCTCGTGAACTAGACCGGAGCATCCGAGGTGGAGAACTCTTTCTGACAGTGCTGCTTAATCCG ATCAGCATCTTTATGACTCATCTGTCTAATTATGGAAATGATCGGCTGGGCCTGTACACCTTTGAGAGCCTGGTGCGCTTTCTCCAGTGCTGGACACGGCTGCGCCTACAGAcccttcctcctgtccctctcGCACGGAAGTACTTTGACCTCTTCCCTCAAGAGCGAAGCCCCCTTTGGCAG AATCCCTGTGATGACAAGAGGCACAAAGATATCTGGTCCAAGGAGAAAACCTGTGATCGGCTCCCCAAGTTCCTCATTGTGGGACCCCAGAAGACAG GGACCACAGCTATTCACTTCTTCCTGAGCCTCCACCCAGCTGTGACTAGCAGTTTCCCAAGCCCCAGCACCTTTGAGGAGATTCAGTTCTTCAGCAGCCCTAATTACCACAAGGGCATTGACTG GTACATGGATTTCTTCCCTGTCCCTTCTAATGCCAGCACTGATTTCCTGTTTGAAAAAAGTGCCACCTACTTTGACTCAGAGGTTGTACCACGTCGGGGGGCTGCCCTCCTGCCGCGAGCCAAGATCATCACTGTGCTCACCAACCCTGCTGACAGGGCCTACTCCTGGTACCAG CATCAGCGAGCACATGGAGACCCAGTTGCTCTGAACTATACCTTCTACCAGGTGATTTCAGCCTCCTCCCATGCCCCTCTGGCACTTCGCTCCCTACAGGACCGTTGTCTTGTCCCTGGCTACTATTCCACCCATCTGCAACGCTGGCTGACATATTACCCCTCTGGACAG TTGCTGATTGTGGATGGGCAAGAACTGCGTACCAACCCAGCTGCCTCAATGGAGAGCATCCAGAAGTTCCTGGGTATCACACCCTTTCTGAACTACACACGGACCCTCAG GTTTGATGAAGATAAGGGATTCTGGTGCCAGGGACTTGAAGGTGGCAAGACTCGTTGTCTAGGCAAGAGCAAAGGCCGGAAGTACCCAGATATGGACACTGAG tCCCGCCTTTTCCTTACGGATTTTTTCCGGAACCATAATTTGGAGCTGTCGAAGCTGCTGAGCCGGCTTGGACAGCCAGTGCCCTCGTGGCTTCGGGAAGAACTGCAGCATTCCAGTCCGGGCTGA
- the NDST2 gene encoding bifunctional heparan sulfate N-deacetylase/N-sulfotransferase 2 isoform X3, producing MLKLWKVVRPARQLELHRLILLLIAFSLGSMGFLAYYVSTSPKAKEPLPLPLGDCSSGGAAGPGPVRPPVPPRPPRPPETARTEPVVLVFVESAYSQLGQEIVAILESSRFRYSTELAPGRGDMPTLTDHTRGRYVLVIYENLLKYVNLDAWSRELLDRYCVEYGVGIIGFFRAHEHSLLSAQLKGFPLFLHSNLGLQDYQVNPSAPLLHLTRPSRLEPGPLPGDDWTIFQSNHSTYEPVLLASLRPAEPPVPGPLPRRARLPTVVQDLGLHDGIQRVLFGHGLSFWLHKLVFVDAVAYLTGKRLCLDLDRYILVDIDDIFVGKEGTRMKVADVEALLTTQNKLRTLVPNFTFNLGFSGKFYHTGTEEEDAGDDMLLKHRQEFWWFPHMWSHMQPHLFHNRSVLADQMRLNKQFALEHGIPTDLGYAVAPHHSGVYPIHTQLYEAWKSVWGIQVTSTEEYPHLRPARYRRGFIHNGIMVLPRQTCGLFTHTIFYNEYPGGSRELDRSIRGGELFLTVLLNPISIFMTHLSNYGNDRLGLYTFESLVRFLQCWTRLRLQTLPPVPLARKYFDLFPQERSPLWQNPCDDKRHKDIWSKEKTCDRLPKFLIVGPQKTGTTAIHFFLSLHPAVTSSFPSPSTFEEIQFFSSPNYHKGIDWYMDFFPVPSNASTDFLFEKSATYFDSEVVPRRGAALLPRAKIITVLTNPADRAYSWYQHQRAHGDPVALNYTFYQVISASSHAPLALRSLQDRCLVPGYYSTHLQRWLTYYPSGQLLIVDGQELRTNPAASMESIQKFLGLMKIRDSGARDLKVARLVV from the exons ATGCTCAAGCTGTGGAAGGTGGTACGCCCAGCTCGGCAGCTGGAACTGCACCGCCTCATACTGCTGCTGATCGCTTTCAGTCTGGGCTCCATGGGCTTCTTGGCTTACTACGTATCCACCAGCCCCAAGGCCAAGGAACCATTGCCCCTGCCCTTGGGAGACTGCAGTAGTGGTGGGGCAGCTGGTCCTGGCCCTGTACGGCCTCCAGTCCCACCCCGGCCCCCCAGGCCGCCAGAGACAGCACGAACTGAACCCGTGGTCCTTGTGTTTGTGGAGAGTGCATACTCACAGCTGGGGCAGGAGATTGTGGCCATCTTGGAGTCCAGCCGTTTTCGTTATAGCACTGAGCTGGCACCTGGCCGAGGGGACATGCCCACACTGACTGATCATACCCGTGGCCGGTATGTCTTGGTCATCTATGAGAACCTGCTCAAGTATGTCAACCTGGATGCCTGGAGTCGGGAACTGCTTGACCGGTACTGTGTGGAGTATGGTGTGGGCATCATTGGCTTTTTCCGAGCCCATGAGCATAGCTTACTGAGTGCCCAGCTCAAGGGCTTTCCCCTTTTTCTACATTCAAACTTGGGGCTCCAGGACTACCAAGTGAATCCTTCTGCCCCACTACTGCATCTCACACGCCCCAGCCGCCTGGAGCCGGGTCCACTGCCCGGTGATGACTGGACCATCTTCCAATCCAATCATAGCACATATGAACCAGTGCTTCTTGCCAGCCTTCGACCAGCTGAGCCCCCGGTGCCAGGACCCTTGCCTCGCCGGGCCCGGCTTCCCACTGTGGTACAGGACTTGGGGCTTCACGATGGCATCCAGCGGGTGCTCTTTGGCCATGGCCTCTCCTTCTGGCTTCACAAACTCGTTTTTGTTGATGCTGTTGCGTACCTCACTGGCAAGCGCCTCTGCTTGGACCTTGACCGTTACATCTTGGTAGACATCGATGACATCTTTGTGGGCAAGGAAGGAACCCGCATGAAGGTGGCTGATGTTGAG GCTCTGTTGACCACCCAGAACAAACTCAGGACCTTAGTCCCCAACTTCACCTTCAACTTGGGCTTCTCGGGCAAGTTCTATCATACTG GGACAGAGGAGGAGGATGCAGGGGACGACATGCTGCTGAAGCACCGCCAAGAGTTCTGGTGGTTCCCCCACATGTGGAGCCACATGCAGCCACACCTGTTCCACAATCGCTCCGTGCTGGCTGACCAGATGAGGCTCAACAAACAGTTTGCTCTG GAGCATGGGATTCCCACGGATCTGGGGTACGCTGTGGCCCCCCACCACTCCGGCGTGTATCCCATCCACACACAGCTCTATGAGGCCTGGAAATCCGTGTGGGGCATCCAGGTGACCAGCACTGAGGAGTATCCCCATCTCCGCCCTGCCCGCTACCGCCGTGGCTTCATTCACAATGGCATTATG GTGCTGCCACGGCAGACGTGTGGCCTCTTCACTCACACGATCTTCTATAATGAGTATCCCGGAGGCTCTCGTGAACTAGACCGGAGCATCCGAGGTGGAGAACTCTTTCTGACAGTGCTGCTTAATCCG ATCAGCATCTTTATGACTCATCTGTCTAATTATGGAAATGATCGGCTGGGCCTGTACACCTTTGAGAGCCTGGTGCGCTTTCTCCAGTGCTGGACACGGCTGCGCCTACAGAcccttcctcctgtccctctcGCACGGAAGTACTTTGACCTCTTCCCTCAAGAGCGAAGCCCCCTTTGGCAG AATCCCTGTGATGACAAGAGGCACAAAGATATCTGGTCCAAGGAGAAAACCTGTGATCGGCTCCCCAAGTTCCTCATTGTGGGACCCCAGAAGACAG GGACCACAGCTATTCACTTCTTCCTGAGCCTCCACCCAGCTGTGACTAGCAGTTTCCCAAGCCCCAGCACCTTTGAGGAGATTCAGTTCTTCAGCAGCCCTAATTACCACAAGGGCATTGACTG GTACATGGATTTCTTCCCTGTCCCTTCTAATGCCAGCACTGATTTCCTGTTTGAAAAAAGTGCCACCTACTTTGACTCAGAGGTTGTACCACGTCGGGGGGCTGCCCTCCTGCCGCGAGCCAAGATCATCACTGTGCTCACCAACCCTGCTGACAGGGCCTACTCCTGGTACCAG CATCAGCGAGCACATGGAGACCCAGTTGCTCTGAACTATACCTTCTACCAGGTGATTTCAGCCTCCTCCCATGCCCCTCTGGCACTTCGCTCCCTACAGGACCGTTGTCTTGTCCCTGGCTACTATTCCACCCATCTGCAACGCTGGCTGACATATTACCCCTCTGGACAG TTGCTGATTGTGGATGGGCAAGAACTGCGTACCAACCCAGCTGCCTCAATGGAGAGCATCCAGAAGTTCCTGG GTTTGATGAAGATAAGGGATTCTGGTGCCAGGGACTTGAAGGTGGCAAGACTCGTTGTCTAG
- the NDST2 gene encoding bifunctional heparan sulfate N-deacetylase/N-sulfotransferase 2 isoform X1, with protein sequence MLKLWKVVRPARQLELHRLILLLIAFSLGSMGFLAYYVSTSPKAKEPLPLPLGDCSSGGAAGPGPVRPPVPPRPPRPPETARTEPVVLVFVESAYSQLGQEIVAILESSRFRYSTELAPGRGDMPTLTDHTRGRYVLVIYENLLKYVNLDAWSRELLDRYCVEYGVGIIGFFRAHEHSLLSAQLKGFPLFLHSNLGLQDYQVNPSAPLLHLTRPSRLEPGPLPGDDWTIFQSNHSTYEPVLLASLRPAEPPVPGPLPRRARLPTVVQDLGLHDGIQRVLFGHGLSFWLHKLVFVDAVAYLTGKRLCLDLDRYILVDIDDIFVGKEGTRMKVADVEALLTTQNKLRTLVPNFTFNLGFSGKFYHTGTEEEDAGDDMLLKHRQEFWWFPHMWSHMQPHLFHNRSVLADQMRLNKQFALEHGIPTDLGYAVAPHHSGVYPIHTQLYEAWKSVWGIQVTSTEEYPHLRPARYRRGFIHNGIMVLPRQTCGLFTHTIFYNEYPGGSRELDRSIRGGELFLTVLLNPISIFMTHLSNYGNDRLGLYTFESLVRFLQCWTRLRLQTLPPVPLARKYFDLFPQERSPLWQNPCDDKRHKDIWSKEKTCDRLPKFLIVGPQKTGTTAIHFFLSLHPAVTSSFPSPSTFEEIQFFSSPNYHKGIDWYMDFFPVPSNASTDFLFEKSATYFDSEVVPRRGAALLPRAKIITVLTNPADRAYSWYQHQRAHGDPVALNYTFYQVISASSHAPLALRSLQDRCLVPGYYSTHLQRWLTYYPSGQLLIVDGQELRTNPAASMESIQKFLGITPFLNYTRTLRFDEDKGFWCQGLEGGKTRCLGKSKGRKYPDMDTESRLFLTDFFRNHNLELSKLLSRLGQPVPSWLREELQHSSPG encoded by the exons ATGCTCAAGCTGTGGAAGGTGGTACGCCCAGCTCGGCAGCTGGAACTGCACCGCCTCATACTGCTGCTGATCGCTTTCAGTCTGGGCTCCATGGGCTTCTTGGCTTACTACGTATCCACCAGCCCCAAGGCCAAGGAACCATTGCCCCTGCCCTTGGGAGACTGCAGTAGTGGTGGGGCAGCTGGTCCTGGCCCTGTACGGCCTCCAGTCCCACCCCGGCCCCCCAGGCCGCCAGAGACAGCACGAACTGAACCCGTGGTCCTTGTGTTTGTGGAGAGTGCATACTCACAGCTGGGGCAGGAGATTGTGGCCATCTTGGAGTCCAGCCGTTTTCGTTATAGCACTGAGCTGGCACCTGGCCGAGGGGACATGCCCACACTGACTGATCATACCCGTGGCCGGTATGTCTTGGTCATCTATGAGAACCTGCTCAAGTATGTCAACCTGGATGCCTGGAGTCGGGAACTGCTTGACCGGTACTGTGTGGAGTATGGTGTGGGCATCATTGGCTTTTTCCGAGCCCATGAGCATAGCTTACTGAGTGCCCAGCTCAAGGGCTTTCCCCTTTTTCTACATTCAAACTTGGGGCTCCAGGACTACCAAGTGAATCCTTCTGCCCCACTACTGCATCTCACACGCCCCAGCCGCCTGGAGCCGGGTCCACTGCCCGGTGATGACTGGACCATCTTCCAATCCAATCATAGCACATATGAACCAGTGCTTCTTGCCAGCCTTCGACCAGCTGAGCCCCCGGTGCCAGGACCCTTGCCTCGCCGGGCCCGGCTTCCCACTGTGGTACAGGACTTGGGGCTTCACGATGGCATCCAGCGGGTGCTCTTTGGCCATGGCCTCTCCTTCTGGCTTCACAAACTCGTTTTTGTTGATGCTGTTGCGTACCTCACTGGCAAGCGCCTCTGCTTGGACCTTGACCGTTACATCTTGGTAGACATCGATGACATCTTTGTGGGCAAGGAAGGAACCCGCATGAAGGTGGCTGATGTTGAG GCTCTGTTGACCACCCAGAACAAACTCAGGACCTTAGTCCCCAACTTCACCTTCAACTTGGGCTTCTCGGGCAAGTTCTATCATACTG GGACAGAGGAGGAGGATGCAGGGGACGACATGCTGCTGAAGCACCGCCAAGAGTTCTGGTGGTTCCCCCACATGTGGAGCCACATGCAGCCACACCTGTTCCACAATCGCTCCGTGCTGGCTGACCAGATGAGGCTCAACAAACAGTTTGCTCTG GAGCATGGGATTCCCACGGATCTGGGGTACGCTGTGGCCCCCCACCACTCCGGCGTGTATCCCATCCACACACAGCTCTATGAGGCCTGGAAATCCGTGTGGGGCATCCAGGTGACCAGCACTGAGGAGTATCCCCATCTCCGCCCTGCCCGCTACCGCCGTGGCTTCATTCACAATGGCATTATG GTGCTGCCACGGCAGACGTGTGGCCTCTTCACTCACACGATCTTCTATAATGAGTATCCCGGAGGCTCTCGTGAACTAGACCGGAGCATCCGAGGTGGAGAACTCTTTCTGACAGTGCTGCTTAATCCG ATCAGCATCTTTATGACTCATCTGTCTAATTATGGAAATGATCGGCTGGGCCTGTACACCTTTGAGAGCCTGGTGCGCTTTCTCCAGTGCTGGACACGGCTGCGCCTACAGAcccttcctcctgtccctctcGCACGGAAGTACTTTGACCTCTTCCCTCAAGAGCGAAGCCCCCTTTGGCAG AATCCCTGTGATGACAAGAGGCACAAAGATATCTGGTCCAAGGAGAAAACCTGTGATCGGCTCCCCAAGTTCCTCATTGTGGGACCCCAGAAGACAG GGACCACAGCTATTCACTTCTTCCTGAGCCTCCACCCAGCTGTGACTAGCAGTTTCCCAAGCCCCAGCACCTTTGAGGAGATTCAGTTCTTCAGCAGCCCTAATTACCACAAGGGCATTGACTG GTACATGGATTTCTTCCCTGTCCCTTCTAATGCCAGCACTGATTTCCTGTTTGAAAAAAGTGCCACCTACTTTGACTCAGAGGTTGTACCACGTCGGGGGGCTGCCCTCCTGCCGCGAGCCAAGATCATCACTGTGCTCACCAACCCTGCTGACAGGGCCTACTCCTGGTACCAG CATCAGCGAGCACATGGAGACCCAGTTGCTCTGAACTATACCTTCTACCAGGTGATTTCAGCCTCCTCCCATGCCCCTCTGGCACTTCGCTCCCTACAGGACCGTTGTCTTGTCCCTGGCTACTATTCCACCCATCTGCAACGCTGGCTGACATATTACCCCTCTGGACAG TTGCTGATTGTGGATGGGCAAGAACTGCGTACCAACCCAGCTGCCTCAATGGAGAGCATCCAGAAGTTCCTGGGTATCACACCCTTTCTGAACTACACACGGACCCTCAG GTTTGATGAAGATAAGGGATTCTGGTGCCAGGGACTTGAAGGTGGCAAGACTCGTTGTCTAGGCAAGAGCAAAGGCCGGAAGTACCCAGATATGGACACTGAG tCCCGCCTTTTCCTTACGGATTTTTTCCGGAACCATAATTTGGAGCTGTCGAAGCTGCTGAGCCGGCTTGGACAGCCAGTGCCCTCGTGGCTTCGGGAAGAACTGCAGCATTCCAGTCCGGGCTGA